A region of Kribbella sp. NBC_01245 DNA encodes the following proteins:
- a CDS encoding M4 family metallopeptidase, which produces MAPKTWTTTLALTATAALTLAPALTASVASAKPPAGNTTAKALVFIPNPVQSSGDQSLTDQKDSATAVPRGEYYEVTLTDLDGSGYLRGSWANVRSSTGTPAYSTNGTYFYNRHDDQFEQVMSYFWGTEAQKYLQSLGFGSELPPVNAESQDYKVDQYGLDNSFSWDKHDTITLGKGGVDDAEDGEVIVHELGHAVHDAQVAGFGASLEAGAIGEAWGDYFAVTVGDWVAKKYGVAVKAPLACVMDWDATSYTSTVPHCLRRLDTGKHYPEDVVGRVHADGEIWSQALFQIRTALGPTAADRIIVNAQFAFAPDTTFAAAARQTVATAQSMYGARQAAVVQKAFADRGIL; this is translated from the coding sequence ATGGCGCCGAAGACCTGGACCACCACGCTCGCCCTGACCGCGACCGCGGCCCTGACCCTGGCGCCCGCGCTGACGGCGTCCGTCGCCAGTGCGAAGCCGCCGGCCGGCAACACCACCGCGAAGGCGCTGGTCTTCATTCCGAACCCGGTGCAGTCCAGTGGTGACCAGTCCCTCACCGACCAAAAGGACTCGGCGACGGCGGTTCCCCGCGGTGAGTACTACGAGGTGACCCTGACCGACTTGGACGGCTCCGGCTACCTGCGCGGTAGCTGGGCGAACGTTCGGAGCAGCACCGGCACCCCGGCATACAGCACGAACGGCACCTACTTCTACAACCGGCACGACGACCAGTTCGAGCAGGTGATGTCGTACTTCTGGGGCACTGAGGCACAGAAGTACCTGCAGTCGCTCGGCTTCGGCAGCGAGCTGCCGCCGGTGAACGCCGAGAGCCAGGACTACAAGGTCGACCAGTACGGCCTCGACAACTCGTTCTCCTGGGACAAGCACGACACGATCACCCTCGGCAAGGGCGGCGTGGACGACGCCGAGGACGGCGAGGTGATCGTCCACGAGTTGGGGCACGCCGTACATGACGCCCAGGTGGCGGGCTTCGGCGCCTCGCTCGAGGCCGGCGCGATCGGCGAGGCGTGGGGCGACTACTTCGCGGTGACCGTCGGCGACTGGGTGGCGAAGAAGTACGGCGTCGCGGTGAAAGCGCCGCTGGCCTGTGTGATGGACTGGGACGCGACGTCGTACACGTCGACGGTTCCGCACTGCCTGCGTCGTCTGGACACCGGCAAGCACTACCCGGAGGACGTCGTAGGCCGGGTACACGCGGACGGGGAGATCTGGTCGCAGGCGCTGTTCCAGATCCGCACCGCGCTCGGCCCGACGGCGGCCGACCGGATCATCGTCAACGCTCAGTTCGCCTTCGCTCCGGACACCACCTTCGCCGCTGCGGCCCGGCAGACGGTTGCTACCGCACAGTCGATGTACGGCGCCAGGCAGGCCGCCGTCGTCCAAAAGGCATTCGCAGACCGCGGCATCCTCTAA
- a CDS encoding LysR family transcriptional regulator: protein MELRQIRYFVAVADELNFGRAAATLHIAGPSLSQQIKALERDLGIRLFNRDRRSVTLTSSGEALLAPARDLLKQADELRRSAAGLSKAEPVRLGYVSWHPPDLLTRVAGIAQLRIDAWVMPSHTQAARVADGSVDLAIAWIKTSALTDQGLEARFIGADRLYAVSPGPDDSPVRAKDVVVLVDSDIATWSSWNDYAEEWARATGARLEYVDDGGLTGPAFHEHIRRLRRPVLNNPKRTTTQTPPDLTERPVVEPAPYWTWSLISRRADPRAAIQSTIHALTDDIPPLCADLSTCWLPAEDPYR, encoded by the coding sequence ATGGAACTGCGGCAGATCCGGTACTTCGTCGCGGTGGCCGATGAACTCAACTTCGGCCGTGCCGCCGCCACCTTGCACATCGCGGGGCCATCGCTGTCGCAGCAGATCAAGGCGCTGGAACGCGATCTCGGCATTCGCCTGTTCAACCGCGACCGTCGCTCGGTCACGCTCACCTCGTCCGGCGAGGCGCTCCTCGCGCCCGCCCGCGACCTGCTGAAACAAGCCGATGAGCTCCGTCGCTCGGCGGCCGGCCTCTCGAAAGCGGAGCCGGTCCGCCTTGGATACGTCAGCTGGCACCCACCGGACCTGCTCACCCGCGTCGCCGGGATCGCGCAACTGCGTATCGACGCGTGGGTCATGCCGTCCCACACCCAGGCCGCGCGCGTCGCCGACGGCAGTGTCGACCTGGCGATCGCCTGGATCAAGACCTCCGCGCTCACCGATCAGGGCCTGGAGGCACGCTTCATCGGCGCCGACCGCCTGTACGCCGTATCGCCCGGCCCCGACGACTCACCGGTCCGTGCGAAGGATGTCGTCGTACTCGTCGACTCCGACATCGCGACCTGGTCCTCGTGGAACGACTACGCCGAGGAGTGGGCCCGCGCGACCGGAGCGCGCCTGGAGTACGTCGACGACGGCGGCCTCACCGGCCCCGCCTTCCACGAACACATCCGCCGCCTCCGCCGCCCGGTCCTCAACAACCCGAAGCGCACCACGACGCAGACCCCGCCAGACCTGACCGAACGCCCGGTGGTCGAGCCGGCGCCGTACTGGACCTGGTCTCTCATCTCTCGCCGCGCCGACCCGCGCGCAGCGATCCAGTCCACCATCCACGCCCTGACCGACGACATCCCACCCCTCTGCGCGGACCTCTCGACCTGCTGGCTGCCGGCGGAGGATCCCTACCGGTAG
- a CDS encoding SDR family NAD(P)-dependent oxidoreductase, which yields MNTQKVAVITGASQGIGAGLVTAYRKLGYAVVANSRSIEPSDDPFVLAVPGDIASPGVGNRIIEQGLRSFGRIDTLINNAGVFMAKPFTEYTDEEFDLVAGVNLRGFFEVTQAAIKVMLDRDGGHIVNVSTSLVDHANTNVPSALASLTKGGLNAVTKSLAIEYAARGIRVNTVGLGIIRTPMHPEETHAALAGLHPVGTIGDVSDVVGAITYLEDAPFVTGEVLHVDGGQSAGH from the coding sequence GTGAACACCCAGAAAGTCGCAGTCATCACCGGAGCATCCCAGGGCATCGGCGCCGGGCTGGTGACCGCCTACCGCAAGCTCGGGTACGCCGTCGTGGCGAACTCGAGATCCATCGAGCCCTCCGACGACCCATTCGTCCTCGCCGTACCCGGTGACATCGCCTCGCCCGGCGTCGGCAACCGGATCATCGAGCAGGGACTGCGGTCCTTCGGCCGGATCGACACCCTGATAAACAACGCCGGCGTCTTCATGGCCAAGCCGTTCACCGAGTACACAGATGAGGAGTTCGACCTGGTGGCCGGGGTGAACCTGCGCGGCTTCTTCGAGGTCACCCAGGCCGCGATCAAGGTGATGCTCGACCGGGACGGCGGCCACATCGTCAACGTGTCGACCAGCCTGGTCGACCACGCCAACACCAACGTTCCGTCCGCCCTCGCCTCGCTGACCAAGGGCGGCCTGAACGCGGTCACCAAGTCGCTGGCGATCGAGTACGCCGCCCGCGGGATCCGGGTCAACACCGTCGGCCTCGGCATCATCCGTACGCCGATGCACCCGGAGGAGACGCACGCGGCGCTGGCAGGTCTGCACCCGGTCGGCACCATCGGCGACGTCTCCGATGTCGTTGGAGCCATCACCTATCTCGAGGATGCGCCGTTCGTCACCGGCGAGGTCCTGCATGTCGACGGCGGCCAGAGCGCCGGCCACTAG
- a CDS encoding serine/threonine-protein kinase, translating into MSDGWSELPEPGRLRGRRQPVGGDLLAGRYRLAHLLGHGGAGQVWRADDLELGRPVAVKLLRQSGTTGDAPPDAIRAEARKAARLVHPNVVAVYDVVAGDDSPAFLVMELVDGPNLAEVLRTTANGQAASAQVAEIAVQIARALDAAHAAGVVHCDIKPGNLLLAPDGTVKVTDFGIAAISVGIPASTGSGQDRELLGTAPYVSPEQVRGQPATPASDWYALGCVLYELLAGRPPFVADTLEEVLGQHIHTAPVPIQTIRPDVNGDLAAVVMALLAKDPARRPASVQAVSAGVSGSRALDPSGQTQVLPVLDSVAPTAAAHGDQSTHRPDASTTWRRHRLLPIAAIATAALIVAAAVAVWRDSTTSTDAGQPQPGLTTKATAAPRPSSPRPSSPPATRSTPTSAGSTTPTAARLNTGATLTSLAQLLREQSRGREGKVGRAAARDIDQVIAYLAAGETDKAAEKYRDTGKRLAEAQRDGRWTPTPQITALLGQLDRTLVQGN; encoded by the coding sequence GTGTCGGATGGTTGGAGCGAACTGCCAGAACCCGGGCGACTTCGGGGCCGTCGTCAGCCTGTCGGCGGCGATTTGCTCGCCGGACGGTACCGGTTGGCTCATCTGCTCGGTCACGGTGGTGCCGGACAGGTCTGGCGTGCCGACGACCTGGAGCTTGGTAGACCGGTTGCGGTCAAACTACTCCGGCAGTCCGGTACGACTGGCGATGCGCCTCCGGATGCGATTCGTGCCGAAGCGCGTAAGGCCGCACGTTTGGTCCACCCGAACGTTGTCGCGGTGTACGACGTGGTCGCCGGTGACGACAGTCCCGCCTTCCTGGTGATGGAGCTGGTCGACGGCCCGAATCTTGCCGAGGTGCTGCGAACCACGGCGAACGGTCAGGCAGCGTCCGCGCAGGTCGCCGAGATCGCCGTACAGATAGCTCGGGCGTTGGACGCCGCACACGCAGCGGGCGTAGTGCACTGTGACATCAAGCCAGGCAACCTGCTGTTGGCGCCGGACGGCACGGTGAAGGTGACCGACTTCGGCATCGCAGCCATATCCGTAGGCATCCCCGCATCCACAGGTTCCGGGCAGGACCGGGAGTTGCTCGGCACTGCGCCCTACGTGTCTCCTGAGCAGGTTCGCGGCCAGCCCGCCACGCCGGCCAGCGACTGGTACGCCTTGGGGTGCGTCCTGTACGAACTACTCGCCGGTCGTCCGCCGTTCGTCGCCGACACGCTCGAGGAAGTACTCGGCCAGCACATCCACACCGCCCCGGTCCCGATTCAAACCATCCGACCCGACGTGAATGGGGACCTGGCCGCCGTGGTCATGGCGCTGCTGGCGAAGGACCCGGCCCGCCGGCCGGCCTCGGTCCAAGCGGTGAGCGCAGGGGTGAGCGGTAGCCGAGCACTAGACCCCTCGGGTCAAACACAGGTGCTGCCGGTCCTCGATTCCGTTGCTCCGACGGCAGCCGCGCACGGCGACCAGTCAACTCATCGACCCGACGCGTCAACGACCTGGCGCCGTCACAGGCTTCTGCCGATCGCCGCCATCGCAACGGCGGCTCTCATCGTCGCCGCCGCAGTAGCGGTGTGGCGCGACAGCACGACGTCGACAGACGCCGGCCAACCGCAACCCGGCCTGACCACAAAGGCCACGGCTGCGCCACGGCCATCTTCGCCGCGGCCGTCTTCGCCGCCGGCAACCCGTTCAACGCCCACGTCGGCCGGCAGCACGACGCCAACCGCTGCCCGCCTGAATACCGGGGCAACACTGACGTCCCTTGCGCAGCTCTTGCGCGAACAATCCCGTGGTCGCGAAGGCAAGGTCGGAAGAGCAGCAGCCAGGGACATCGATCAGGTCATTGCATACCTGGCTGCCGGTGAGACCGACAAGGCTGCCGAGAAGTACCGCGATACCGGCAAGCGGCTCGCCGAGGCGCAACGGGACGGCCGCTGGACCCCCACGCCGCAGATCACCGCCCTGCTCGGCCAACTCGACCGCACGCTCGTCCAGGGCAACTAG
- a CDS encoding MalY/PatB family protein, which yields MNEPSGGVANPLEQLTPQELRERTSLKWRTHPADVLPLWVAEMDAVLAEPVAEALRAAIDRGDTGYPFGTGYAEALAAFAERRWGWSGVEVSRTAIVPDVMLGIVEVLRLITDRGDTVVVSAPVYPPFYAFVSHDGRRVLEAPLAPDGRVDLAVLDAAFSRARAQSSRVAYLMSNPHNPTGVVHSHAELEGIAALARRHGVRVVSDEIHGPLVLPGATFTPYLSVDGAENAFAVTSASKAWNLAGLKAALAIAGPESRSDLARLPEEVSHGPSHLGILAHTAALRHGEPWLDALLIGLDQNRALLGSLLAEHLPEVRWTPPQGTYLAWLDCRELSLYDARAETDGVGEGPGIVSELAGPARFFLAEAKVALSSGHVFGAGGAGHVRLNFATSQATLTEAVTRMGRATSRAATT from the coding sequence ATGAACGAGCCGTCGGGTGGCGTGGCCAACCCGCTTGAGCAGCTGACTCCGCAAGAGCTGCGGGAGCGCACCAGCCTGAAGTGGCGGACCCATCCTGCGGACGTATTGCCGCTGTGGGTCGCGGAGATGGACGCCGTGCTGGCCGAACCGGTCGCCGAAGCGCTGCGGGCGGCCATCGACCGCGGGGACACCGGGTACCCGTTCGGGACGGGGTACGCCGAGGCGCTGGCCGCGTTCGCGGAGCGGCGTTGGGGTTGGTCAGGCGTGGAGGTTTCGCGTACGGCGATCGTTCCCGACGTGATGCTCGGAATCGTCGAGGTGCTCCGACTCATCACGGATCGCGGCGACACCGTCGTGGTCAGCGCGCCGGTCTACCCGCCGTTCTACGCCTTCGTCAGCCATGACGGCCGCCGTGTTCTCGAGGCTCCCTTGGCCCCGGACGGACGGGTCGATCTCGCCGTGCTCGACGCTGCGTTCAGCAGGGCCCGGGCGCAGAGCTCCCGCGTCGCGTACCTGATGAGCAACCCGCACAACCCGACCGGGGTCGTGCACTCCCACGCGGAGCTCGAAGGCATCGCTGCGCTCGCACGGCGTCACGGCGTCCGGGTGGTTTCCGACGAGATTCACGGCCCGCTGGTCCTCCCCGGGGCCACGTTCACCCCTTACCTCAGCGTCGACGGTGCCGAGAACGCCTTCGCGGTCACTTCCGCCTCGAAGGCGTGGAACCTGGCCGGTCTGAAAGCAGCCCTCGCCATTGCGGGACCGGAGTCACGCTCCGACTTGGCTCGCCTGCCGGAGGAGGTGAGCCACGGACCCAGTCATCTGGGCATCCTGGCCCACACCGCAGCGCTCCGCCACGGCGAGCCATGGCTGGACGCCCTTCTGATCGGGCTCGACCAGAACCGCGCGCTGTTGGGCTCGCTGCTCGCCGAGCACCTCCCGGAGGTCCGGTGGACGCCCCCGCAAGGTACCTACCTCGCGTGGCTCGACTGCCGCGAGCTCAGCCTGTATGACGCCCGTGCTGAAACCGACGGCGTAGGGGAAGGGCCCGGGATCGTCAGCGAGCTCGCCGGACCTGCGCGCTTTTTCCTTGCTGAGGCCAAGGTCGCGCTCAGCTCCGGGCACGTCTTCGGCGCCGGAGGGGCAGGACATGTCCGGCTGAACTTCGCGACCTCACAAGCCACTTTGACCGAAGCCGTGACCCGAATGGGCCGCGCCACATCCCGCGCTGCGACCACGTGA
- a CDS encoding TetR/AcrR family transcriptional regulator, translating to MPAATRERALEAAVELLGAEGVRALSHARVDERAGLPPGSTSNWFRTRRALLAGVVDWIAERERADFDPAAMPAITGLDGLIEGLCAMAELQTGLFATRTRARYALFLELTGDPELGEPLRRQRREFERWTERIVIAVGIADPVPATRALMALADGLLLHRLTVDPTLDLRPTIERAVRALAAS from the coding sequence ATGCCGGCGGCCACCCGGGAACGCGCACTCGAGGCGGCCGTGGAATTGCTCGGCGCGGAGGGTGTGCGCGCGTTGAGCCATGCGCGGGTCGACGAACGGGCAGGCCTCCCGCCCGGGTCCACCTCGAACTGGTTCCGCACCCGCCGGGCGCTGCTCGCCGGCGTGGTGGACTGGATCGCCGAGCGCGAGCGCGCCGATTTCGACCCGGCCGCGATGCCTGCGATCACGGGACTCGACGGGCTGATCGAGGGTTTGTGCGCCATGGCCGAACTGCAGACCGGGCTGTTCGCCACGCGCACCCGCGCACGCTACGCCCTCTTCCTCGAACTCACCGGCGACCCTGAGCTTGGCGAGCCGCTGCGGCGGCAGCGCCGCGAGTTCGAGCGGTGGACCGAGCGGATTGTGATCGCCGTCGGCATCGCCGACCCCGTGCCGGCAACCCGCGCCCTGATGGCACTCGCCGACGGCCTGCTCCTGCACCGCCTCACCGTCGACCCCACCCTCGACCTGCGCCCCACCATCGAACGCGCGGTGCGCGCCCTCGCAGCGTCTTGA
- a CDS encoding alpha/beta fold hydrolase, protein MTTPDPRINRSVDVSAWSPPLPEAAGFEHLVVETPGLRTHVAAIGEGRPVVLLHGFPQHWWQWRAIAPAIAAGGYRVICPDLRGAGWTVAADPRVERETRLRDLLALFDVLHIERADLVSHDMGVITAMQLSYEHPERVRTAVQLAVPPGFMTFSPKLLPGFRHLPAFIWHRPGASLRGTFSEAYVARPMSEATVEAHLAPFARPDIDGAVRPLTRGMILPEAMRIMRGVYQRRRLTVPTLVVFGRRDHPWTEKNMRRVCRNPERYADRVEFAYVDDAAHFITDDAPAAVADLALDWFERAA, encoded by the coding sequence ATGACCACGCCCGATCCCCGCATCAACCGTTCCGTCGACGTCTCGGCCTGGTCGCCGCCGCTGCCAGAGGCCGCCGGCTTCGAGCATCTCGTCGTCGAAACGCCAGGCCTTCGCACTCATGTCGCCGCGATCGGGGAAGGCCGGCCGGTCGTGCTGCTGCACGGATTCCCGCAGCACTGGTGGCAGTGGCGCGCCATAGCTCCGGCCATCGCCGCAGGTGGCTACCGCGTCATCTGCCCAGATCTGCGCGGGGCCGGCTGGACCGTGGCCGCCGATCCGCGGGTCGAACGCGAGACCCGGCTCCGCGACCTGCTCGCCCTGTTCGACGTACTCCACATCGAGCGCGCCGACCTCGTCTCCCACGACATGGGCGTCATCACCGCGATGCAGCTGAGCTACGAGCATCCCGAGCGGGTACGCACGGCAGTGCAGCTCGCCGTGCCGCCGGGCTTCATGACGTTCAGCCCGAAGTTACTCCCGGGCTTCCGGCACCTGCCCGCGTTCATCTGGCACCGCCCGGGCGCCTCACTGCGCGGTACCTTCTCCGAGGCGTACGTCGCCCGCCCGATGTCGGAGGCCACCGTCGAAGCCCACCTCGCCCCGTTTGCCCGACCCGACATCGACGGCGCGGTGCGTCCGCTCACCCGCGGCATGATCCTGCCCGAAGCCATGCGCATCATGCGCGGGGTCTACCAGCGCCGGCGGCTCACGGTGCCGACCCTCGTCGTCTTCGGCCGTCGCGACCACCCTTGGACCGAGAAGAACATGCGGCGGGTCTGCCGCAATCCGGAGCGGTACGCCGATCGCGTCGAGTTCGCCTACGTCGACGACGCAGCGCATTTCATCACCGACGACGCTCCCGCCGCGGTCGCCGACCTCGCGCTCGACTGGTTCGAACGTGCCGCATGA
- a CDS encoding DUF1905 domain-containing protein — MHVEFSGEVWYWRGPAPWYFVTVPDQEFLDLQATSTYVSYGWGMIPVTARVGETEWTTSLWPKDGSYVVPLKTVIRKAEQIEEGDTITVRLFVAV; from the coding sequence ATGCATGTCGAGTTCAGCGGAGAGGTCTGGTACTGGCGGGGGCCTGCGCCCTGGTACTTCGTGACAGTCCCGGATCAGGAGTTCCTCGACCTACAGGCCACTTCCACCTACGTGAGCTACGGCTGGGGAATGATCCCGGTGACAGCCCGTGTAGGCGAAACCGAGTGGACCACATCCCTGTGGCCCAAGGACGGCAGCTACGTCGTACCGCTCAAAACGGTCATCCGGAAAGCCGAGCAGATAGAAGAAGGCGACACCATCACCGTCCGCCTCTTCGTGGCCGTCTGA
- a CDS encoding DUF2461 family protein, translating to MIELLNAVAEADPAYEDFSVWGYGEVLVEAWQRQSAIVRLGRNVELSVRFDLDGLEVGVAWWYAPAVQIERYRAAVADSGSGRRLTGIVRKLEGEGFVISGDLLKRPLRGYPADHPRAQLLRHRSVIATRPLGCDDWIHTPAAADRVISALTQLRPLARWLVENVSQPRP from the coding sequence ATGATTGAGCTGCTCAATGCGGTGGCTGAGGCGGATCCGGCGTACGAGGACTTCTCTGTCTGGGGCTACGGCGAGGTTCTGGTGGAGGCATGGCAGCGGCAGAGCGCGATCGTTCGGCTGGGCCGGAACGTCGAACTGAGCGTCCGGTTCGATCTCGACGGTCTGGAGGTCGGCGTGGCGTGGTGGTACGCGCCGGCGGTGCAGATCGAGCGGTATCGGGCCGCGGTCGCGGATTCCGGTTCCGGGCGGCGGCTGACCGGGATCGTGCGGAAGCTCGAGGGGGAGGGGTTCGTGATCTCGGGTGACCTGCTGAAGCGGCCGTTGCGGGGGTATCCGGCCGACCACCCGCGGGCGCAGCTGCTGAGGCACCGGTCGGTCATCGCGACCCGGCCGCTCGGCTGTGACGACTGGATTCACACACCCGCCGCGGCCGACCGAGTGATCTCCGCTCTCACCCAGTTGCGCCCGCTGGCCCGGTGGCTGGTCGAGAACGTGTCCCAGCCCCGCCCCTGA
- a CDS encoding cytochrome b, which translates to MHRPWSNLRARVFPDHWSLLFGQIAFYSFVVIVLSGVILTVYYEPSVDHVVYDGPYAPLRGVPMSRALESTLAITFEVRGGLLMRQIHHWATLIMTAAITLHLLRLFFTAGFRRPRRVNWLVVFGVLTVTLAAALTGTSLPDDMASGTSLAVLDGVLQATPVVGPALSAVLFGGQFPGDVLSWFYPLHVVVLPAVLVVLFVVGAVLALRHRPAQFTGPGRTEDNVVGRPARVAAVKSVGLLCFVDGALRLAPGWEFVVQGKTITLAVLLPVTVCTLFLALVAVYPFIEERLTGDRNHHHLLQRPRNNPTRTGIGVAGITFYGVLWAAAGADTMAVLFHLSVNSLLQLFQVLLILGPPAALVITRRICLGLQEHDARIAELGVETGIVVRRPDGGYVEQHRPVDEYRRQQLVGASTENRAAGDPGPPRRRLLGRTSA; encoded by the coding sequence ATGCATCGCCCGTGGAGCAACCTGCGAGCAAGGGTATTCCCCGACCACTGGTCGCTGCTGTTCGGCCAGATCGCCTTCTACAGCTTCGTCGTGATCGTGCTCAGCGGCGTGATTCTGACGGTGTACTACGAACCGTCGGTCGATCATGTCGTGTACGACGGACCGTACGCACCGCTGCGCGGCGTACCGATGTCACGTGCACTGGAGTCCACCCTGGCGATCACCTTCGAGGTCCGCGGTGGTCTGCTGATGCGCCAGATCCATCACTGGGCCACGTTGATCATGACGGCGGCTATCACGCTGCACTTGTTGCGGCTGTTCTTCACCGCTGGATTCCGTCGGCCACGGCGGGTGAACTGGCTCGTCGTCTTCGGGGTCCTGACCGTCACGCTGGCCGCCGCCCTCACCGGCACCTCACTCCCGGATGACATGGCGTCCGGCACGAGCCTCGCCGTACTCGATGGTGTCCTGCAAGCGACTCCGGTCGTCGGCCCTGCTCTCTCGGCGGTGCTGTTCGGGGGCCAGTTTCCGGGCGATGTGCTCTCGTGGTTCTACCCGTTGCACGTCGTCGTCCTGCCCGCCGTACTTGTAGTCCTCTTCGTTGTCGGTGCGGTCCTCGCACTCAGGCACAGGCCCGCGCAGTTCACCGGACCCGGGCGAACCGAGGACAACGTGGTGGGACGTCCGGCACGCGTGGCTGCGGTCAAGAGTGTTGGTCTGCTCTGCTTCGTCGACGGCGCGCTCCGGCTGGCACCAGGCTGGGAATTCGTCGTGCAGGGCAAGACGATCACCCTGGCGGTACTCCTGCCGGTCACGGTCTGCACGCTGTTCCTCGCGCTCGTCGCCGTCTACCCGTTCATCGAGGAGCGTCTGACCGGCGACCGTAACCATCACCACCTCCTCCAGCGGCCGCGCAACAACCCGACCCGAACGGGCATCGGAGTCGCCGGCATCACCTTCTATGGTGTGCTCTGGGCCGCAGCCGGGGCGGACACGATGGCCGTGTTGTTCCACCTTTCGGTGAACTCACTCCTGCAGCTCTTCCAGGTCCTCCTGATCCTGGGCCCACCCGCCGCACTGGTGATCACCCGCCGCATCTGCCTCGGGCTACAAGAACACGATGCACGGATCGCGGAGCTCGGCGTCGAGACCGGCATCGTCGTCCGGCGGCCGGACGGTGGGTACGTCGAACAACACCGCCCAGTCGACGAATATCGGCGCCAGCAGCTCGTGGGCGCATCCACCGAAAACCGCGCGGCCGGGGATCCTGGTCCGCCGCGTCGGCGCCTGCTGGGCAGGACGTCCGCCTAA
- a CDS encoding serine/threonine-protein kinase, which yields MLVAKRYRLGPSIARGGMGEVFRATDEQLGRLVAVKLLLPSQDPDAGERFHREAQAAAKLSDPHVVSVYDFGRHGDGFFLVMELVEGRTVAEELAQRGPLPKDRAIDIIEQAAAGLAAAHRVDVVHRDVKPRNLLLTADGLVKVADFGIAHLPADEATTLTATGQIIGSAHYLAPERASGGRAVKASDVYSLGCVLYQLVTGQPPFVADHPTAILYQHVDAAPAPPSLLRPELGGPFEDMLLRMLAKDAADRPSAAEIAAGALRVEPLGDTFSAARMPSNTLLAGLVAALATVAAVMAGVLLYGSETKQPPTTDIDPAPGIRSSTPKTDAPESQTTTGRTQPGSVDRPTTSTQPSQSASSQPTPSTASPSSTSPGATPSRTPTQSSTPTQRTPSTAPSPASTPPPQSASTATPLTATPSTVTPSTFTSSTRTPATGTPATPASDSATGLLLPR from the coding sequence GTGCTGGTTGCGAAGCGATACAGACTCGGTCCGTCCATTGCGCGGGGTGGCATGGGAGAGGTGTTCCGTGCCACCGATGAGCAACTGGGCCGGCTGGTCGCGGTCAAGCTGCTGTTGCCGTCACAGGATCCGGACGCGGGTGAGCGGTTTCATCGCGAGGCACAGGCGGCCGCGAAGCTGAGCGACCCGCACGTGGTCTCCGTGTACGACTTCGGCCGGCACGGGGACGGGTTCTTCCTGGTGATGGAGCTGGTCGAAGGCCGGACTGTCGCCGAGGAACTCGCCCAGCGCGGACCGCTGCCGAAAGATCGCGCGATCGACATCATCGAACAGGCTGCCGCGGGCCTGGCCGCGGCGCATCGGGTGGATGTCGTCCATCGGGACGTGAAGCCGCGCAACCTGTTACTGACCGCGGACGGCTTGGTCAAGGTCGCGGACTTCGGCATCGCCCACCTGCCGGCAGACGAGGCGACTACGTTGACGGCGACGGGCCAGATCATCGGCAGCGCCCATTACCTCGCACCTGAGCGAGCAAGCGGCGGCCGCGCGGTCAAAGCCTCGGACGTGTACTCGCTGGGTTGCGTGCTGTACCAGTTGGTGACGGGTCAGCCGCCGTTCGTTGCGGATCACCCCACGGCGATTCTCTACCAGCATGTCGACGCTGCTCCGGCACCTCCGAGTCTGCTCCGGCCCGAACTGGGCGGACCGTTCGAGGACATGCTGCTCCGGATGCTCGCCAAGGATGCCGCCGATCGTCCGTCGGCCGCCGAGATCGCGGCCGGCGCCCTGCGCGTCGAACCGCTCGGAGACACCTTCAGTGCCGCCCGGATGCCGAGCAACACCCTGCTAGCCGGCCTGGTCGCAGCCCTCGCGACGGTAGCGGCCGTGATGGCCGGAGTTCTTCTGTACGGCAGTGAGACGAAACAGCCGCCGACGACCGACATCGACCCTGCACCGGGAATCAGGTCCAGTACGCCGAAGACTGACGCGCCGGAATCCCAGACCACCACCGGCCGCACCCAGCCCGGCTCTGTTGACCGGCCGACCACATCGACACAGCCATCACAAAGCGCCTCTTCGCAACCAACACCGTCTACCGCCTCTCCCAGCAGCACCTCGCCTGGAGCTACGCCTTCTCGTACGCCCACGCAGAGCAGCACGCCCACTCAGCGAACGCCTTCGACGGCACCTTCGCCCGCCAGCACGCCGCCACCCCAGAGCGCGTCGACGGCCACCCCGTTAACAGCCACTCCTTCGACAGTCACTCCCTCGACTTTCACTTCCTCAACTCGAACACCGGCGACTGGTACGCCGGCAACACCGGCATCCGACTCGGCCACTGGATTACTGCTGCCGCGCTGA